In Aquimarina sp. TRL1, a single window of DNA contains:
- a CDS encoding BlaI/MecI/CopY family transcriptional regulator encodes MKLSKTEEQLMKYLWKLEKAFMKDLLEEYPEPKPATTTVATLLKRMADKGFVAYTLYGKSREYYPLVEKTTYFSTHVNSLIKNFFNNSASQFASFFTSETNLSTAELEELRKIVDQEIEKKKK; translated from the coding sequence ATGAAGTTGTCAAAAACAGAAGAACAATTGATGAAATATTTATGGAAGTTAGAGAAAGCTTTTATGAAAGATTTATTAGAAGAATATCCAGAGCCTAAACCAGCAACGACTACAGTAGCTACTTTGCTAAAGAGGATGGCTGATAAAGGTTTTGTAGCATATACTTTATATGGAAAATCAAGAGAATATTACCCCCTGGTTGAAAAAACAACCTACTTCTCTACACATGTGAATAGTTTGATCAAGAATTTTTTTAATAATTCAGCTTCCCAATTCGCTTCTTTCTTTACCTCGGAGACAAATTTATCCACTGCCGAATTAGAAGAATTGCGAAAAATTGTAGATCAAGAAATCGAAAAAAAGAAGAAATGA
- a CDS encoding DUF4407 domain-containing protein codes for MLKRFFILCAGADEKILSECSHGEQNKYVGIGATVFFTAVMAFIAAAYALYTVFDTYLTAIFFGLIWGLLIFNLDRFIVSTIKKKDRFIREFLQAVPRLILAVIIAIVISKPLELKIFEKEIDRVLLEQKNDYTLSNKEQIQTQYTPQVEALNEEIKALTTTVETKEAAVNALYDTYIAEAEGRKGTKKIGKGPVYKEKREKHDAALAALKELKTTTAARIKTLEEKKEALAVEYQEVVAASQPVIDNFDGLMARIEALGKLPWFPSFFIFLLFLAIETAPIFAKLISARGEYDYRIEDREQEVKSWVDQKKNQRTVLVATDHTINDKVYQDIAEEEELYAYKKKITRDLMKKQQDAFYKKQTGIL; via the coding sequence ATGCTAAAACGATTTTTTATTTTATGCGCTGGCGCAGACGAAAAAATATTATCAGAGTGTTCTCACGGAGAGCAAAACAAATATGTCGGGATTGGAGCCACAGTTTTCTTTACCGCAGTCATGGCATTTATAGCAGCAGCCTATGCACTATATACTGTATTTGATACATACCTTACAGCAATCTTTTTTGGATTAATTTGGGGGTTACTTATTTTTAATCTAGATCGATTTATCGTATCTACTATTAAGAAAAAAGACCGGTTTATACGAGAGTTTTTACAAGCTGTTCCCAGGCTTATTTTAGCTGTTATTATTGCAATTGTTATTTCCAAACCATTAGAATTAAAAATATTTGAAAAGGAAATTGACAGAGTATTGTTAGAGCAAAAAAATGACTATACCTTATCAAATAAAGAACAGATACAAACTCAATATACCCCTCAGGTAGAAGCGTTGAATGAAGAAATAAAAGCATTAACGACAACTGTAGAAACCAAAGAAGCAGCAGTCAATGCATTATATGATACTTATATTGCAGAAGCTGAAGGAAGAAAAGGGACTAAAAAGATAGGCAAAGGACCGGTTTATAAAGAAAAAAGAGAAAAACATGATGCTGCTCTTGCGGCGTTGAAAGAACTGAAAACAACCACAGCAGCCAGGATAAAAACACTGGAAGAAAAAAAAGAAGCATTGGCAGTAGAATATCAGGAAGTAGTTGCTGCTTCTCAACCGGTTATTGATAATTTTGACGGGCTTATGGCTCGTATTGAAGCATTAGGGAAACTTCCTTGGTTCCCTTCGTTTTTTATTTTTTTACTCTTTTTAGCTATAGAAACTGCTCCTATTTTTGCAAAATTGATTAGTGCCCGTGGGGAATACGACTATCGAATAGAAGATAGGGAACAGGAAGTGAAATCATGGGTGGATCAGAAGAAAAACCAACGTACTGTTTTGGTAGCGACGGATCATACAATTAATGATAAAGTGTATCAGGATATTGCGGAAGAAGAAGAACTCTATGCATATAAGAAAAAAATAACAAGAGACCTGATGAAGAAACAGCAGGATGCTTTTTATAAAAAGCAAACAGGAATTTTATAG
- a CDS encoding Xaa-Pro peptidase family protein translates to MNALGIGGSTIEIELNAIQPSAHLVPSIQKEEFQDRIQKACLLMKKHQVPVLYLHAGTNLYYFTGMRWSPSERLMGAFLFPDGSLHYIGPRFEKGTIMDFMMIRGTVHCWEEHENPYELSLKILQKKGYSEGKIAMDETTPFFVIDGFIQLQSSYQLMSAKVITAGCRMTKSPAEIAIIQAAMDITMKVQKAAASILKPGISSQEVTDFINEAHKRYGIASGSYFCIVLFGVDSSFPHGVKAPKNLEENDTVLIDTGCILNNYISDITRTYVYGTISDEQRKIWNLEKEAQLVAFHAAQLGHPCSHIDIAVRKHLEKNKLGPDYKLPGLPHRTGHGIGLDIHEWPYIARHEDSILTPGMCFSNEPMICVPYKFGVRLEDHIYMTEDGPKWFTKPAHSIDDPFGLALQE, encoded by the coding sequence ATGAATGCATTAGGAATCGGTGGATCTACCATAGAAATTGAATTAAATGCCATACAACCAAGCGCACATCTTGTCCCCTCTATCCAGAAAGAAGAGTTCCAGGATAGAATACAGAAGGCTTGCCTCCTTATGAAAAAGCATCAGGTTCCCGTCCTTTATCTACACGCAGGAACCAATCTGTATTACTTTACAGGTATGCGATGGTCCCCTAGTGAACGATTAATGGGAGCATTTTTATTCCCTGATGGAAGTCTCCATTATATAGGTCCTCGCTTCGAAAAAGGAACAATTATGGATTTCATGATGATTCGGGGAACTGTGCATTGCTGGGAAGAACATGAAAATCCATATGAATTATCATTGAAAATCTTGCAAAAAAAAGGATACTCCGAAGGAAAAATCGCTATGGATGAAACAACTCCCTTTTTTGTCATTGATGGATTTATTCAATTACAGTCCTCTTATCAACTTATGAGTGCCAAAGTGATTACCGCAGGATGCAGAATGACAAAATCCCCTGCTGAGATTGCTATTATACAGGCAGCTATGGACATCACTATGAAAGTTCAGAAAGCTGCTGCAAGTATATTAAAACCAGGGATCAGTAGTCAGGAAGTTACAGACTTCATTAATGAAGCACACAAACGATATGGCATTGCTTCCGGTTCTTATTTTTGCATTGTTCTATTCGGGGTAGATTCTTCTTTTCCGCATGGGGTAAAAGCTCCTAAAAATCTGGAAGAAAACGATACTGTTCTGATCGACACCGGTTGTATTTTGAATAACTACATTTCAGATATTACACGAACTTATGTCTATGGAACTATTAGTGATGAACAACGAAAAATATGGAATCTGGAAAAAGAAGCACAATTGGTCGCTTTTCATGCAGCACAATTAGGGCATCCCTGTTCTCATATCGATATTGCTGTGAGAAAGCATCTCGAGAAAAACAAACTAGGACCTGACTACAAATTACCTGGATTACCACACCGAACCGGGCATGGCATTGGTTTGGATATACACGAATGGCCATATATTGCTAGACATGAAGACAGCATATTAACACCTGGAATGTGTTTTAGTAATGAACCTATGATTTGTGTTCCTTACAAATTTGGTGTTCGCTTAGAAGATCATATATACATGACTGAAGACGGTCCTAAATGGTTTACTAAACCTGCACATTCTATTGATGATCCCTTTGGGCTAGCATTGCAGGAATAG
- a CDS encoding M56 family metallopeptidase: MILYVLKSTLCLLLFWGFYMLFLEKEKIHRYKRWYLLVTIFIAYIIPLITISYTVSDVETTQLIQETPVGETKVEEEGYQEGTEELVRLLIWSIYIVGVLIFGTRCIRNLWHLQQQIRHSEKRNDSTFISVLVDRKILPFTFLRYVFFSKEAYVNQEIPKEIILHEETHVRQRHTVDILFVEMFQVIFWFNPLWFWVKRAMKLNHEFLADQAVIDRQTSVQEYQQLLINYPISFNHTAIMSEINYSLTKKRLQMMKTSFSKRRAVLRLLMMIPIMGISMTLFNYQETIASDPFAPVVKQGKKTLHSEELQGVTAEMIARYNKWAENIRKAQEKGRRVIIKSEELKEMRRIYGQMSEEQKRQAVPFPDVPPPPPPPLVRKGEVTAKMVSSFNRWAKKINKRIEERQRIILKEKETNYMKMIYNAMTKEQKEKSEAFPNIPPPPPPPKI; this comes from the coding sequence ATGATACTATATGTTTTAAAATCAACTCTATGCTTGTTACTCTTTTGGGGGTTTTATATGTTATTTCTGGAAAAGGAAAAAATACATAGATACAAGCGTTGGTATTTACTCGTTACTATTTTTATAGCATATATTATTCCGTTAATTACCATATCATATACCGTATCAGATGTGGAAACGACTCAATTAATTCAGGAGACTCCTGTTGGAGAAACCAAAGTAGAAGAAGAAGGATATCAGGAAGGAACAGAGGAATTAGTTAGGCTATTGATTTGGAGTATATATATTGTAGGAGTATTGATATTTGGAACTCGGTGTATTCGAAATTTATGGCACTTACAACAACAAATCCGGCATAGTGAAAAAAGGAATGATAGCACTTTTATTAGCGTATTAGTGGACAGAAAGATCCTTCCTTTTACCTTTTTGAGATACGTCTTTTTTTCGAAAGAAGCCTATGTAAATCAGGAAATTCCAAAAGAAATTATACTTCATGAAGAAACTCATGTAAGACAACGACATACCGTAGATATTCTGTTTGTAGAAATGTTTCAAGTTATTTTTTGGTTCAATCCATTATGGTTTTGGGTCAAAAGAGCGATGAAACTAAATCATGAATTTCTGGCAGATCAGGCTGTCATTGACCGACAGACATCTGTACAGGAATATCAACAATTGCTCATTAACTATCCGATCAGTTTTAATCACACTGCGATAATGAGCGAAATCAATTATTCATTAACAAAAAAACGATTACAAATGATGAAAACTTCATTTTCAAAAAGAAGAGCGGTCTTACGGCTGCTAATGATGATTCCAATTATGGGGATTAGTATGACATTGTTTAATTATCAGGAGACCATTGCTTCTGACCCTTTTGCTCCAGTAGTAAAACAGGGGAAAAAAACACTCCATTCTGAAGAGTTGCAAGGCGTGACAGCAGAAATGATTGCTCGTTATAACAAATGGGCAGAAAATATCAGAAAAGCACAGGAAAAAGGAAGACGAGTGATTATAAAGTCAGAGGAGTTGAAAGAAATGCGAAGAATTTATGGACAAATGAGCGAAGAACAAAAGAGACAAGCAGTTCCTTTTCCTGATGTTCCCCCTCCACCTCCGCCACCACTTGTTCGAAAAGGAGAAGTTACTGCAAAGATGGTGAGTAGCTTTAATAGATGGGCAAAGAAAATTAATAAAAGGATTGAAGAGAGACAAAGAATAATCTTAAAGGAGAAAGAAACAAATTATATGAAGATGATATATAATGCAATGACGAAGGAGCAAAAGGAGAAATCAGAGGCGTTTCCAAATATTCCTCCTCCACCCCCTCCACCAAAAATCTAA